Proteins encoded together in one Gemmatimonadota bacterium DH-78 window:
- a CDS encoding efflux RND transporter periplasmic adaptor subunit, with amino-acid sequence MTGLQKGLVGLAVVAVLGTAAAMALRGGSGRGVGVRMEEIQRRDLVATVTASGNIRARRSVDISSDVAARVADLLVQEGDEVEEGDVLLRLDRTQLEAARARAQASVSQAEAQASQQRANLTRQSREYERIRSLWVRDSLLVSRQQVEDAETNLEVARANMDSAEYGVQVAQAALEEAEDRLAKTVFRAPIAGKVTRLNVEVGETVVMGTMNNPGSLILTISDLAVVEVVVQMDETDVPRLALGDSASVEIDAFPDREFTARVTEIGNSAIRPPSSNAAAGQQQAIDFEVVLTLDPTDADLRPDLSATADIVTDLRPAAIAVPIIALTVREDTARAGEGAAAEMEGVFVVENGIASFRRATVGIAGAEYFEVVEGLSEGETVVSGPYQTIRTLQDGDPVQREDGPAGSGPSGD; translated from the coding sequence ATGACGGGATTGCAGAAGGGACTCGTGGGACTCGCCGTGGTGGCGGTGCTCGGCACCGCCGCCGCGATGGCTCTCCGCGGTGGCTCGGGCAGAGGGGTTGGAGTGCGGATGGAGGAGATCCAGAGACGGGATCTCGTCGCCACCGTCACGGCGAGCGGAAACATCCGCGCGCGCCGTTCGGTGGACATCAGCTCCGACGTCGCGGCACGGGTGGCCGACCTTCTGGTGCAGGAAGGCGACGAGGTGGAGGAGGGCGACGTGCTCCTCCGCCTCGACCGCACCCAGCTCGAGGCCGCCCGCGCGCGCGCTCAGGCCAGCGTGAGCCAGGCGGAGGCACAGGCGTCGCAGCAGCGCGCCAACCTCACCCGTCAGAGCCGGGAGTACGAGCGGATCCGGAGTCTATGGGTCCGCGATTCGCTGCTCGTGAGCCGCCAGCAGGTGGAGGATGCGGAGACCAACCTCGAGGTGGCCCGCGCCAACATGGACTCGGCCGAGTACGGGGTGCAGGTGGCGCAGGCCGCGCTCGAGGAGGCGGAAGACCGACTCGCGAAGACGGTGTTCCGGGCCCCCATCGCCGGCAAGGTCACGCGCCTCAACGTGGAGGTGGGTGAGACGGTCGTGATGGGGACGATGAACAACCCCGGGTCGCTGATCCTCACCATTTCCGACCTCGCGGTGGTCGAGGTGGTGGTGCAGATGGACGAGACCGATGTGCCGCGCCTCGCCCTGGGCGACTCCGCCTCGGTGGAGATCGACGCCTTCCCCGACCGCGAGTTCACCGCCCGCGTGACCGAGATCGGCAACTCGGCGATCCGTCCGCCGTCGTCGAACGCGGCGGCCGGGCAGCAGCAGGCCATCGACTTCGAGGTGGTGCTGACCCTCGATCCCACCGACGCCGACCTGCGTCCCGACCTGTCGGCCACCGCCGACATCGTCACCGACCTGCGCCCCGCCGCCATCGCCGTGCCGATCATCGCGCTGACGGTGCGCGAAGACACCGCGCGCGCCGGAGAGGGCGCCGCGGCCGAGATGGAGGGGGTGTTCGTGGTCGAGAACGGGATCGCCAGCTTCCGGCGGGCCACCGTCGGCATCGCCGGCGCCGAGTACTTCGAGGTGGTGGAGGGACTCTCCGAGGGCGAGACCGTGGTGTCGGGTCCCTACCAGACCATCCGCACGCTCCAGGACGGCGACCCCGTCCAGCGCGAGGACGGGCCGGCCGGCTCCGGCCCCTCGGGCGACTGA
- a CDS encoding TolC family protein, with protein MFPAHPWTIRRTLGLLPVLLLALAPALPLQGQGVPTAPAFLSLDEAIELARRHNPGYMAAQNDLSAAEWGVKAAYGQLLPSASASAGLGWQGSGAQRIGNLTLQDLGVGTQPNYYTSNYSLGLGYSINGAVFYGLSAAKANRDQTAAAIDQARLDLDTRVTLSYLDVLRQKEAVELAGQQLERAEFNLRLVQGQAEVGSATGLAVNQAEVQVGRAEVALIQAENSVATATFRLLQTIGLRPSPAVALTTAFEVSPPTWSEADLLDMALGTNPVLQSRRFGRDAARDGVGSARSSYFPSLNLSVGWSGFTRQASNTDLLVAQAQASSASSFASCQNTNELYSRLADPLPSLDCSGLTFSDADRQQIISGNDVFPFDFTRSPPSASLSISVPIFQGFARQQQVEVAQARLDDTEYQLREQEIALQADVAIRLAQLETAYRSVELEERNQDYADEQLRLAREQYRVGLIPFLDLVEAETVKVQADRDLLNAVYAYHDALTNLEAVVGQSLRGN; from the coding sequence GTGTTCCCTGCGCACCCGTGGACGATCAGGCGGACCCTCGGTCTGCTCCCGGTCCTCCTCCTCGCGCTCGCCCCCGCGCTCCCGCTCCAGGGCCAGGGCGTGCCCACCGCTCCCGCCTTCCTCTCGCTCGACGAAGCCATCGAGCTCGCCCGGCGGCACAACCCGGGCTACATGGCCGCGCAGAACGATCTGTCGGCGGCCGAGTGGGGGGTGAAGGCCGCCTACGGGCAGCTGCTGCCCTCGGCCAGCGCCTCGGCCGGTCTCGGATGGCAGGGGTCGGGAGCGCAGCGAATCGGCAACCTCACCCTGCAGGACCTCGGGGTGGGCACGCAGCCCAACTACTACACGAGCAACTACAGCCTGGGGCTCGGCTACTCGATCAACGGGGCCGTCTTCTACGGGCTGTCGGCCGCCAAGGCCAACCGGGACCAGACCGCGGCGGCGATCGACCAGGCCCGCCTCGACCTCGACACGCGGGTGACCCTGTCGTACCTCGACGTGCTCCGCCAGAAGGAGGCCGTCGAGCTCGCGGGTCAGCAGCTCGAACGGGCCGAATTCAACCTCCGGCTCGTGCAGGGTCAGGCGGAGGTCGGCTCGGCCACGGGGCTGGCGGTGAACCAGGCCGAGGTGCAGGTCGGTCGTGCCGAAGTGGCCCTCATCCAGGCGGAAAACTCCGTCGCCACGGCTACCTTCCGTTTGCTTCAGACGATCGGCCTGCGGCCCTCGCCCGCGGTGGCTCTGACCACCGCCTTCGAGGTGAGTCCGCCGACCTGGTCCGAGGCCGATCTGCTCGACATGGCGCTCGGCACCAACCCGGTGCTGCAGTCCCGCCGGTTCGGCCGAGACGCCGCCCGCGACGGTGTGGGCTCGGCGCGCTCCTCGTACTTCCCTTCGCTCAACCTGAGCGTCGGCTGGAGCGGATTCACACGGCAGGCGAGCAACACCGACCTCCTGGTCGCACAGGCCCAGGCGTCGTCGGCGTCGAGCTTCGCGAGCTGCCAGAACACGAACGAGCTCTACTCGCGACTCGCCGATCCGCTGCCCTCCCTCGACTGTTCCGGCCTCACCTTCTCCGACGCCGACCGGCAGCAGATCATCTCGGGCAACGACGTCTTCCCCTTCGACTTCACCCGCTCGCCCCCGAGCGCGTCGCTGTCGATCAGCGTGCCGATCTTCCAGGGCTTCGCGCGCCAGCAGCAGGTGGAAGTGGCGCAGGCCCGGCTCGACGACACCGAGTATCAGTTGCGTGAGCAGGAGATCGCGCTGCAGGCCGACGTCGCGATCCGACTCGCCCAGCTCGAAACCGCGTATCGCAGCGTCGAGCTCGAGGAGCGGAATCAGGACTACGCCGACGAGCAGCTGCGCCTCGCACGCGAGCAGTACCGGGTCGGCCTGATCCCCTTCCTCGATCTCGTGGAAGCGGAAACGGTCAAGGTCCAGGCGGACCGCGATCTGTTGAACGCCGTCTACGCGTATCACGACGCGCTGACGAATCTCGAAGCGGTGGTCGGGCAGAGTCTGCGCGGCAACTGA
- a CDS encoding creatininase family protein: MDRVDPPTSPWTPAREPELDAHALDRLPWPAVRRHLARDPRLLLAVGSLEQHGPHLPLGTGTLIAEHVVRRLSHRLGILRAPTFGYGVNLRGSDRFPGTAGVRRKTLHRAVNELFSSWEDHGVSEFLVVTASRSEPHMDALLMALTSDARTTVIDLFALDVSRHRAGAGEPEHAGEVETSLLLYLRPDLVRSEAVHDAPAEGRQLRRYFGGRPLTPPESSGGVIGRPSAADAARGGAILDSWIDDLVALLSNGDAPAAEPGP; encoded by the coding sequence ATGGATCGAGTCGACCCGCCCACCTCGCCCTGGACCCCGGCTCGGGAGCCGGAACTCGACGCACACGCTCTCGATCGGCTTCCCTGGCCCGCCGTGCGGCGGCACCTCGCTCGCGATCCCCGGCTCCTGCTCGCGGTGGGTTCCCTGGAGCAGCACGGTCCCCACCTGCCGCTCGGCACGGGCACCCTGATCGCCGAGCACGTGGTGCGTCGCCTGTCGCACCGACTCGGAATCCTGCGGGCGCCGACCTTCGGTTACGGAGTCAATCTCCGCGGGTCGGACCGCTTTCCGGGCACCGCCGGAGTCCGCCGCAAGACGCTGCACAGGGCGGTGAACGAACTGTTCTCGTCGTGGGAGGATCACGGGGTGAGCGAGTTCCTTGTGGTGACCGCAAGCCGCAGTGAGCCCCACATGGATGCCCTGCTCATGGCGCTCACCTCCGATGCGCGAACCACCGTGATCGACCTCTTCGCCCTCGACGTGTCGCGCCACCGGGCGGGTGCGGGAGAACCGGAACATGCGGGGGAGGTGGAGACCTCCCTCCTACTCTACCTTCGACCCGACCTCGTGCGTTCCGAGGCGGTGCACGACGCCCCGGCGGAGGGTCGACAGCTTCGAAGGTACTTCGGCGGGCGTCCGCTCACACCCCCGGAGTCGTCGGGTGGAGTGATCGGTCGACCGAGCGCCGCCGACGCCGCGCGGGGCGGGGCCATTCTCGACAGCTGGATCGACGACCTCGTCGCCCTGCTTTCGAACGGCGACGCGCCCGCCGCCGAGCCCGGACCCTGA
- a CDS encoding ATP-binding protein, whose translation MKGRGVAALPWVAVLVCAAWARWPEAGVLAVAAVAVAAALIAHRDGPMGRRVALLILLAGVVRGVSVQQRDAELTRSWDDYWVEREGAVVEELGGYLDELIDRTIGSVATLADEAAGGNHPTAERVRALRRQAGLAALALYRPGPAAIEGGGARLSVWDGLHRGPVPAVVKGGRAPFHFGESPLFSYLYVTAPVEGGGTAVAAVLLRADVPGRAGDVDDLASSFLRRTGETLQLSTPARAGAVGVFDYMHEGMALFSVSVERPSQAERRSELRRNGRLWSALLVLAAWAMLGLAGDIRRSPRLGLTAGLGMGLMLPVEVIPGLANLAGPGDFLLPALPGATLARLVAVTGFAVLTAGAVHRSGGGRVPRWTAALLAAGGLSVIATVFGSSASVGFLAGGEGGWAAYQAVFAGAAALLVLLAIVVVPAREGGRSEVILGLCVAALLALGVAWTALRSGGLPPWAPLLWAVPIGLVAGAGPADVRRRRLAQWAVALALGASVAVPTAWGHRLEARMAAAVSQIDRLGTGVDPYLRFLLERLAASVDSLDAAGAPAVELLYRGWRTSGLAEAGYPVWMTVWSAVEGFPEEELRIGMGGAGRPVVANQFLGEVGVGDSVQVRRFDSFQAHYMAQVPLLDDRVMTAVVPPLGTTGAESLLGPLFGSLAPDRTDPLRLVPLGIGDLGRASGALEWVRREGGWHGEIVLEMAGERYLAHYEVPLSNPSVLLARMLLLFLLDLALLGVLWWVGSRLGRPVAARGGTLVPGVTSFRARVTLALFAFFALSNLLFGSLAYRTIAGASQRASRVLAERAVNDAAASYSEVGGAVDLLASRVGVDVLEYRHGELHEASVDELLSLGLYEGWVPYDLHRALTARETLTAATSTTMGAWEYVTAYRWLHDGDVVGAPVPLQTGATAIQSRDVAELLTAAVVAGAALSFLLALLVGRALTRPIHTLRIASERVGSGNLDVRLTAERSDEFGAVFEAFNRMVRRLRRARLDLVRTSRRTQAIVEDAATGVLAFDAEGVVTLANPTARALLSLPIEVGEPLPAGEGHAAEFVRWVATYFRDGLGDSAFELQDGERRIRVRARRISQDGPLAGAVVNLEDVTDELRTERVLAWGEMARQVAHEVKNPLTPIKLSVQHLKRAWDDGRPDFDLILTRNAEAMLREIDRLAAIATSFSRFGAPRAVGEEPLARVQLGSVVREVLALYGDGEGAVAFTGRLDPALPAVLARDSEVKEVLVNLLENSRAAVREGGTVRVEAEPSGEGVVLRVVDDGSGIPEELLGRVFEPHFSTRSAGTGLGLAIVHRLVTGWGATVGVDSREGEGTTVSIHFAAAGPPGARGGGPRADNPTTS comes from the coding sequence GTGAAGGGGCGGGGCGTGGCGGCACTGCCCTGGGTGGCGGTTCTCGTGTGCGCCGCCTGGGCGCGCTGGCCGGAGGCGGGGGTGCTCGCCGTGGCCGCCGTGGCGGTCGCGGCCGCACTGATCGCCCACCGAGACGGACCGATGGGACGTCGGGTCGCGCTGCTGATCCTCCTCGCCGGTGTGGTCCGGGGCGTGTCGGTGCAGCAGCGCGACGCCGAGCTCACCCGCTCCTGGGACGACTACTGGGTGGAGCGCGAGGGCGCGGTGGTCGAGGAGCTGGGCGGCTACCTCGACGAGCTCATCGACCGCACGATCGGCAGCGTAGCCACACTCGCCGACGAGGCGGCGGGAGGCAACCACCCCACCGCCGAACGGGTGCGCGCCCTGCGACGGCAGGCGGGATTGGCGGCGCTCGCGCTCTATCGGCCCGGCCCGGCCGCGATCGAGGGGGGTGGCGCTCGGCTGTCGGTGTGGGACGGACTGCACCGCGGTCCGGTGCCGGCGGTGGTCAAGGGCGGTCGGGCCCCCTTCCACTTCGGCGAGTCGCCCCTCTTCAGCTACCTCTACGTGACCGCCCCCGTCGAGGGGGGCGGGACCGCCGTGGCCGCCGTCCTCCTGCGCGCGGACGTGCCGGGGCGCGCGGGCGACGTGGACGATCTGGCCTCCAGCTTCCTGCGCCGCACCGGCGAGACCCTGCAGCTGTCCACCCCCGCTCGGGCCGGGGCGGTGGGGGTGTTCGACTACATGCACGAGGGCATGGCGCTCTTCAGCGTTTCGGTCGAACGCCCCTCTCAGGCCGAGCGCCGGTCGGAGCTGCGTCGCAACGGTCGGCTCTGGAGCGCTCTGCTGGTTCTGGCGGCGTGGGCCATGTTGGGACTGGCCGGCGACATCCGGCGCTCTCCGCGGCTCGGTCTGACGGCCGGCCTGGGGATGGGGCTGATGCTTCCGGTGGAGGTCATCCCCGGGCTCGCGAATCTGGCCGGTCCGGGCGACTTCCTGCTTCCCGCCCTGCCGGGGGCCACCCTCGCCCGCCTCGTGGCGGTGACCGGGTTCGCGGTGCTCACCGCCGGCGCGGTCCATCGGTCCGGGGGCGGGAGGGTGCCGCGATGGACCGCGGCCCTGCTGGCGGCCGGCGGGCTGTCGGTGATCGCGACCGTCTTCGGCAGCTCGGCGTCGGTCGGGTTTCTCGCGGGAGGGGAGGGGGGATGGGCGGCCTACCAGGCGGTGTTCGCGGGGGCGGCCGCGCTGCTCGTGCTGCTCGCGATCGTGGTCGTTCCGGCCCGCGAAGGGGGGCGCTCCGAGGTGATCCTCGGACTCTGCGTGGCGGCGCTGCTGGCGCTCGGCGTGGCGTGGACCGCGCTGCGGTCGGGCGGGCTTCCGCCGTGGGCACCGCTCCTGTGGGCGGTGCCGATCGGGCTCGTGGCGGGAGCGGGTCCGGCCGACGTGCGCCGTCGGCGGCTTGCCCAGTGGGCGGTGGCCCTGGCGCTGGGCGCCTCGGTCGCCGTCCCGACCGCCTGGGGGCATCGACTCGAGGCGCGCATGGCCGCCGCGGTCTCGCAGATCGACCGGCTCGGCACCGGGGTGGATCCCTACCTGCGCTTTCTCCTGGAGCGGCTCGCGGCGTCGGTCGACAGCCTCGATGCGGCCGGCGCTCCCGCGGTGGAGCTGCTCTATCGGGGGTGGCGCACCAGCGGGCTCGCGGAGGCCGGCTACCCCGTCTGGATGACGGTGTGGAGCGCGGTGGAGGGCTTCCCGGAAGAGGAGCTCCGCATCGGCATGGGCGGGGCCGGGCGCCCCGTGGTGGCCAACCAGTTCCTCGGCGAGGTCGGGGTCGGTGACTCCGTGCAGGTGCGGCGCTTCGACTCCTTTCAGGCGCACTACATGGCGCAGGTGCCCCTGCTCGACGATCGGGTGATGACGGCGGTGGTGCCTCCGCTCGGCACCACCGGAGCGGAGTCGCTGCTGGGCCCGCTCTTCGGCAGCCTCGCCCCGGACCGCACCGACCCCCTCCGACTCGTGCCGCTGGGCATCGGAGATCTCGGACGCGCTTCGGGGGCGCTGGAATGGGTGCGCCGCGAGGGAGGGTGGCACGGCGAGATCGTGCTCGAGATGGCCGGCGAACGATACCTCGCGCACTACGAGGTGCCGCTGTCGAACCCCTCGGTGCTGCTCGCCCGCATGCTCCTGCTCTTCCTGCTCGACCTCGCGCTGCTCGGGGTGCTCTGGTGGGTGGGGAGTCGCCTCGGCCGCCCGGTGGCGGCGAGGGGCGGAACGCTCGTGCCCGGAGTCACCTCGTTCCGGGCGCGGGTGACCCTGGCGCTCTTCGCCTTCTTCGCCCTCTCCAACCTGCTCTTCGGGAGCCTCGCGTACCGCACCATCGCCGGCGCCTCGCAGCGCGCCTCGCGGGTGCTCGCCGAGAGGGCGGTCAACGATGCGGCGGCGAGTTACTCGGAGGTGGGCGGAGCGGTCGATCTACTGGCGAGCCGGGTGGGTGTGGACGTGCTGGAGTACCGCCACGGCGAACTGCACGAAGCTTCCGTCGACGAACTCCTCTCGCTCGGCCTGTACGAGGGGTGGGTACCGTACGACCTCCACCGGGCGCTCACGGCTCGTGAGACGCTGACCGCCGCGACGTCCACCACCATGGGCGCCTGGGAGTACGTGACGGCCTACCGCTGGCTTCACGACGGCGACGTGGTCGGTGCGCCGGTGCCGCTCCAGACCGGAGCGACCGCGATCCAGAGCCGGGACGTGGCCGAACTCCTGACGGCCGCCGTGGTGGCGGGCGCGGCGCTCTCCTTCCTGCTCGCGCTGCTCGTGGGTCGCGCCCTCACGCGTCCGATCCACACGCTGCGCATCGCCTCCGAGCGGGTGGGGAGCGGCAACTTGGATGTGCGGCTCACCGCCGAGCGCAGCGACGAGTTCGGCGCGGTGTTCGAAGCCTTCAATCGCATGGTGCGTCGGCTGCGCCGTGCCCGCCTCGATCTGGTTCGCACGAGCCGGCGCACGCAGGCCATCGTGGAGGATGCGGCCACCGGCGTGCTCGCCTTCGATGCCGAGGGTGTGGTCACCCTGGCCAACCCGACGGCCCGCGCCCTCTTGTCGCTGCCGATCGAAGTGGGCGAGCCGCTGCCCGCGGGCGAGGGACACGCCGCGGAGTTCGTGCGATGGGTGGCCACCTACTTCCGCGACGGGCTGGGGGACTCGGCCTTCGAATTGCAGGACGGCGAACGACGGATCCGGGTGCGGGCGCGTCGCATTTCGCAGGACGGTCCACTGGCCGGCGCCGTGGTCAATCTCGAAGACGTCACCGACGAACTGCGCACCGAGCGGGTGCTGGCCTGGGGCGAGATGGCGCGGCAGGTGGCGCACGAGGTGAAGAACCCCCTCACCCCCATCAAGCTGTCCGTTCAGCACCTCAAGCGCGCCTGGGACGACGGCCGCCCGGACTTCGACCTGATCCTCACCCGCAACGCCGAGGCCATGCTGCGTGAGATCGACCGTCTCGCCGCCATCGCCACCTCGTTTTCGCGTTTCGGCGCGCCGCGCGCGGTGGGCGAGGAGCCCCTCGCGCGGGTTCAGCTCGGCAGCGTGGTGCGCGAAGTGCTCGCACTCTATGGAGACGGCGAGGGTGCGGTGGCCTTCACCGGCCGGCTCGATCCCGCGCTCCCGGCCGTGCTCGCCCGCGACTCCGAGGTGAAGGAGGTGCTCGTGAATCTCCTGGAGAACTCCCGCGCGGCGGTGCGCGAAGGTGGCACGGTTCGTGTAGAGGCTGAACCGAGTGGAGAAGGCGTCGTGCTGCGGGTCGTGGACGACGGGTCGGGCATTCCCGAAGAGCTTCTCGGACGTGTGTTCGAGCCGCATTTCTCCACCCGTTCGGCCGGCACCGGCCTCGGCCTGGCCATCGTGCATCGCCTCGTGACGGGATGGGGTGCGACGGTGGGGGTGGACAGTCGCGAAGGGGAGGGCACCACGGTGTCGATCCACTTTGCGGCCGCCGGGCCCCCGGGCGCCCGCGGGGGTGGTCCGCGAGCCGACAATCCGACAACTTCCTGA
- a CDS encoding pyridoxal-dependent decarboxylase, with protein sequence MSSPETDDPTGDIHPEEFRRFGHEVVDWIADYLAGVDRLPVMPDLEPGALRTALPDRAPESPESMEAVLADFREQVVPATTHWNHPSFHAYFANTASGPGILGEMLAAALNANAMVWRTSPSATELEEVVTDWVARMLGLPDDFRGVINDTASSSSLYALAAAREMRLPESWASGLAGAPPGRIYTSEEAHSSIRKAATTLGFGRDGVRAIATDDDFRMRPDALRDALEDDRAAGVRPVAVVATIGTTSTTAVDPVADIAPIAEEAGVWLHVDAAYAGPMAALPEFAAHFRGWERAHSIVVNPHKWLFTPMDCSLLYCRRPDQLRAAFSLTPEYLRTPELASGTNLMDYGVSLGRRFRALKLWFVLRRFGVDGMVSRLREHVRLTRVVQGWVEATPGWEVLAPCPFATLIFRHAPADLDEAALDRHNRALMERVNRSGVAFFSHTEVRGRIGLRFSIGNLRTTEAHLRRTWGALESAAAER encoded by the coding sequence GTGTCGTCACCGGAGACTGACGACCCCACCGGGGACATTCACCCCGAGGAGTTTCGGCGCTTCGGCCACGAGGTGGTGGACTGGATCGCGGACTATCTCGCGGGAGTGGACCGCCTGCCGGTGATGCCGGACCTGGAGCCGGGCGCGCTCCGGACGGCGCTGCCCGATCGGGCCCCCGAGAGTCCGGAGTCGATGGAGGCGGTGCTCGCCGACTTTCGGGAGCAGGTCGTGCCTGCGACGACCCACTGGAACCACCCCTCGTTCCACGCCTATTTCGCCAACACCGCTTCGGGGCCGGGCATTCTCGGAGAGATGCTGGCTGCGGCGCTGAACGCCAACGCGATGGTGTGGCGCACCTCGCCTTCGGCCACCGAACTCGAAGAGGTGGTCACCGACTGGGTGGCCCGCATGCTGGGACTGCCCGACGATTTCCGCGGTGTGATCAACGACACCGCGTCGTCGAGCTCGCTCTACGCCCTCGCCGCGGCACGCGAGATGCGCCTGCCGGAATCGTGGGCAAGCGGGCTCGCCGGGGCGCCACCCGGGCGGATCTACACCTCGGAGGAGGCCCACTCATCGATTCGGAAGGCCGCGACCACCCTCGGTTTCGGCCGAGACGGGGTGCGGGCGATCGCCACCGACGACGACTTCCGGATGCGGCCCGACGCGCTGCGCGACGCCCTCGAAGACGACCGTGCGGCGGGTGTGCGCCCGGTGGCCGTGGTCGCGACGATCGGCACCACCTCGACCACCGCCGTGGATCCCGTGGCCGACATCGCGCCCATCGCCGAGGAGGCGGGGGTATGGCTGCACGTCGACGCGGCCTATGCCGGGCCGATGGCGGCGCTGCCGGAGTTCGCCGCGCATTTTCGGGGCTGGGAGCGGGCGCATTCGATCGTGGTGAACCCGCACAAGTGGCTCTTCACCCCGATGGACTGCTCGCTGCTCTACTGTCGCCGACCCGATCAGCTGCGCGCCGCCTTCAGTCTCACCCCCGAGTATCTGAGGACTCCGGAGCTTGCGTCGGGCACGAATCTGATGGACTACGGCGTGTCGCTCGGACGCCGATTCCGCGCGCTCAAGCTCTGGTTCGTGCTGCGGCGCTTCGGTGTGGACGGAATGGTGAGCCGCCTGCGCGAGCATGTCCGGCTGACACGTGTGGTGCAGGGGTGGGTGGAGGCGACGCCGGGGTGGGAGGTGCTCGCCCCGTGCCCGTTCGCCACGCTCATCTTCCGGCATGCGCCCGCCGATCTCGACGAGGCGGCCCTCGACCGCCACAACCGCGCGTTGATGGAGCGGGTGAACCGCTCGGGGGTGGCGTTCTTCTCGCACACCGAGGTGCGCGGACGGATCGGCCTGAGGTTCTCCATCGGCAACCTGCGCACGACCGAGGCCCATCTGCGCCGCACCTGGGGTGCCCTGGAGTCGGCGGCCGCCGAGAGGTGA
- a CDS encoding DUF2911 domain-containing protein: protein MSPRGLATRGLLALVAAVATVPAPAEAQIRASEPSTLTQTIDGTVFRIDYFRPRTRGRAPLFGVDAVVWEHVWTPGANWATRLSVSKPVRIADREVPSGTWSVWIEMDEAMMPHEIILEPDTLIFHTNPPERADDQLRWPVTMTDDAPFRELLTWDFEDIHSRGGTLALRWGTHRIALDVEVEPSMVVTTTPEQAAMALGTFEARFVGEEGESPPFTVTFSRSDDGILHADFEGVPGRDGGEDEWFNGLDMWMIPTEGEGWFLPGEAYDGVLWETWAGNFFEFDLTAEGPSGSFLLRDEFDEPFMRGTRIR, encoded by the coding sequence ATGAGCCCGAGGGGGCTCGCGACGCGGGGCCTGCTCGCGCTGGTCGCCGCCGTCGCGACGGTGCCCGCCCCCGCCGAGGCCCAGATTCGCGCCAGCGAGCCGTCCACCCTCACGCAGACGATCGACGGCACGGTCTTCCGCATCGACTACTTCCGGCCGCGCACGCGGGGTCGCGCCCCTCTCTTCGGCGTCGACGCGGTCGTCTGGGAGCATGTGTGGACCCCCGGCGCGAACTGGGCGACCCGGCTGTCCGTGAGCAAGCCGGTGCGCATCGCCGATCGGGAGGTGCCCAGCGGCACCTGGTCGGTGTGGATCGAGATGGACGAGGCCATGATGCCCCACGAGATCATCCTCGAGCCCGACACCCTCATCTTCCACACCAACCCGCCGGAGCGGGCCGACGACCAGCTTCGGTGGCCGGTCACCATGACCGACGACGCCCCCTTCCGGGAACTCCTCACCTGGGACTTCGAAGACATTCACTCCCGGGGCGGCACCCTGGCGCTGCGATGGGGCACCCACCGCATCGCTCTGGACGTCGAGGTGGAGCCGAGCATGGTCGTGACCACCACTCCCGAGCAGGCGGCCATGGCCCTCGGGACCTTCGAGGCGCGCTTCGTGGGGGAGGAGGGCGAGTCTCCTCCCTTCACCGTCACCTTCAGCCGGAGCGACGACGGCATCCTTCACGCCGATTTCGAAGGCGTGCCGGGTCGGGACGGGGGCGAGGACGAGTGGTTCAACGGCCTCGACATGTGGATGATCCCCACCGAGGGCGAGGGCTGGTTCCTGCCCGGGGAGGCCTACGACGGAGTGCTCTGGGAGACCTGGGCCGGCAACTTCTTCGAGTTCGATCTGACGGCGGAAGGGCCCAGCGGCTCGTTCTTGCTCCGCGACGAGTTCGACGAGCCCTTCATGCGGGGCACGCGCATCCGCTGA
- a CDS encoding PCYCGC motif-containing (lipo)protein gives MISRRSLVRLLSTAPAALLAIGLRPRSAPAASARLPHPEPREGITGDDVISAEQLRSEGHPDDVIALYDGIRAMPQVADGLACYCGCELMGNRSLLTCYHPTGMARGCAICQGEARIAINRHAEGQSLEQIRRAIDARYAGAPAEGAHHHGAHR, from the coding sequence ATGATCAGCCGCCGCTCCCTCGTCCGCCTCCTCTCGACCGCCCCCGCGGCCCTCCTCGCCATCGGGCTCCGGCCACGTTCGGCACCCGCCGCCTCCGCGCGCCTGCCGCATCCCGAACCCCGCGAGGGGATCACGGGCGACGACGTCATCAGCGCCGAACAACTGCGCTCCGAGGGACACCCGGACGACGTCATCGCCCTGTACGACGGAATTCGCGCCATGCCCCAGGTGGCCGACGGCCTCGCCTGCTACTGCGGGTGCGAGTTGATGGGCAATCGTTCGCTCCTCACCTGCTACCACCCCACCGGCATGGCCCGGGGGTGCGCGATCTGCCAGGGCGAGGCGCGCATCGCCATCAATCGACACGCCGAGGGTCAGAGTCTCGAACAGATCCGGCGGGCCATCGACGCCCGCTACGCCGGCGCCCCCGCCGAGGGGGCCCATCACCACGGGGCACACCGATGA